The following is a genomic window from Vibrio cyclitrophicus.
AGGTCATCGCACTTGGATGTGAAAGGATCCTAACATCGGGGCTTGCTGTTAATGCAGAGCAAGGCATCAATGTCTTGGCAGATATGGTTAAACAGGCCGATAGTAGAATCGACATCATGGCTGGCGCTGGCGTCAACGCAACAAATGCGAAAATGATTCAAAGCACCACCCAAGTACCTGCACTTCACCTTTCAGGTAAATCGACAAGACCGAGCCTAATGGAAAGCAACTCAAGTGCTCAAATGGGCAGTGATGATATTGATGATTATCAGATCCCCGTGACTGATGCGAATAAGATATCCGATGTAAGAGCAGCCCTCACCGCTTTAGGACAATAGTCGCTACCAAAAATCGAAGAGAACCACGCTGACTAATCTAACTGACTGACGTATATTAGATTTAATAACGCAGTAAACCTTTCATGGACAGATATGGCTAAAGACTTATTCAGCTCTCTTGATTTAAACCTGTTACGAACATTTCTTATTGTTTATCAAGAAAAAAACACCAGAAAGGCTGCGGAACGACTCTTTGTTTCACAGCCAGCAGTCAGCCAAGCCCTACAGAAGCTAAGATATCACTTCAATGATGACCTCTTCGTAAAGGTTCATGGTGGCCTGCAACCTACCTCATTCAGTGAGCAACTCATCAATGAAATAACACCACACTTTGATGGCCTAATGACCGCTGTGAATGCATCCAATCGATTTAATCCAAGTGAAATTGACTACCCCTTAAAGATAGCGTTATCACCTGTAGTACTAGCTTGTTTATCCGGTACCTTATATAAAGAGCTTATGAGACAAGCACCAAATTCAAAACTCGAGCTTGTAAGTTGGTCTACCTCATCTTGTGAAGATATACAGAAAGGAGAGGTTCTATTAGGCGTTGCTTACGAGCTTCCTTTTACATCAAAAGAGATTTATGTAAAAAAACTGGTGGAAATTACCGGCCGATTATTTGTAAGAAAGGATCATCCGATAAAGCAAGCTTCAGTCAGTCCCGAAGAGTTAGCAGGTTATGAAATAGCATCAATGATATCTCCTGGCTGGAACGACAATTTTAGCCATGCAGCCAACATATTAGAGTCACGTTCAATTCCACACAGTATTGGCTTTCGTTCCGAGATTTTGATGGCTATCATCGATGTCGTGGCGAACTCAGATATGTACATGCCACATTCCAACCTATTCCCCATAGATAACTACCCAACGCTGCGAGCTATAGATGTAGATCTTGACACTAAACACAAAAATATCAGCGTTTACAGCCACATACACACTAAAAACCGCAATAACCCTCTCATATCCTGGCTTTTCGATGTAATCAAAGATGCGCTACTACAACAAATTAATAAGTAATGCTTATTACAGATATACGAGAACCTATTTAGCTTAAAAATATAACACTGTTTAATATTCACTCCATCGACAGGGAGTCAATCAAATATAAGGATGCAATAATTAAACATTAAGAGCGTTATTTATATGAAATTACTAACTACAGCACTAACCGTTATCGCAATCACTTCTGCTTCATCAGCTTATGCTCAGAAAGACTATTCTGGACATCGTATTGGTTTCGGTATTGTTTCTAGTGAAGTCGATCATCTAGATTCAAATTTCTCTCGAAGCGATTTAGGTAATGGGTTAAAGCTCGAATATGGTTATGACATTAACCGAATCTTTGGTGTGAATATCTCATCAGATACGAGTAAAGAAGATGAAAATTTTGAAGGCTATGGATATGAGACTAAAGTTTCAACCTTCAAAATAGACACAGACATCGGCTATGCATTCTTCCTCAATGGCTTTGATGTAAAGCCATACGGTGCTATTGGTTTTGCTCGTGTAGAGGAAAAGATCACGTTAAATACGCCTGACGGTAGTGCAAGTATCAAAGACAACAATACTTCTCTATTGCTAGGCACCGGAGTTAGAGCAAATTTTGATTTCGGTCTTTATACCGACCTACGCTTCAACTTCATCATGATGGATGACTATGACATCGATCAGTTATCTTTCACTGTCGGATACAAGTTCTAAGAATAGCTTTCCATCAATTAAACACTTTGTTCACAATCTGTTTGGGTTGTGAGCAAAGTAATCATGCGTACCAATAAGTAGGCATTATCACCGATATAACCAATACGAATTAGCCTACTCTTTCTAAAATATTACAATATGAGTGTTATTCAATTGCTTCACTGGTTTTACACATGGAGCGACATAATGCTAAGGAGAGCAAACAATTACTTCGGTGGTACCATGAAATTTAAAACACTTCTTTTAGCTTCTGCTTTATTCTCAACCTCTGCATTTTCAAATGGTCTTCATTTATCCCCAGAACTAAAGATTGGTTCTTATCATGGCTTTGGAATGCAAGCAGGTATTACTGATGTGGCGAATCTAGGCGCAGTTTACCTGAGCTATTCTCACCTCTGGTATGACAGCGATCGATACGATGAAACTGTCGATGCGTACCGCGTTGGTATTCAAAATATGTTTGGAAGAAACCAGAACCACGGCTTTCAGGCGGAGATTGGTGTAGCGAGTTATGACGGAACAAAAACGCGCAATGGCGAAGTTGAAGAGAAGACAGCACATGGGTTAAGTCTTGGTGGAGCCTACGTTTACCAAGCAACGCCAGTGCTTGGGCTACGAGCTGGTGTTGATATGAATATTTTTGATCACAATAAGACCTTTGTGCCTTACGACACAACAATCAACCTTAACCTCGGTGCAATAATTCGCTTCTAAAGTTAATACCTACTTCAGTGCGTCATCTAAGCTTTGATCACCAAGGTGGCGTACATCTTTGCCCTTCACAAAGTAAATAATGTATTCACAGATATTTTGGCAACGATCGCCCACTCGCTCAATCGCGCGAGCTGACCACATCACTTGCAGGATGTTGGGGATGTTCTTAGGATCTTCCATCATATAAGTCATTAACTGACGAATCACCGCTTCGTATTCAGCATCCAATTTGTCATCAAGCTTATGAACCTCAGCCGCAGCATCAACATCCATTCGAGCAAATGCGTCCAAGACTTGATGTAGCATAGTGATCGCTTGTCTACAAAGTGGCTCTAGCGATACGTGGAACTTTTGTTCTTTGGTCGATGGAATCTCTATCGCGCCTTGAGCGATCTTAGAAGCAACATCACCAATTCTTTCGAGATCAGTAATTGTTTTGATGATCGCCATAATCAAACGTAGATCTTTCGCCGTAGGCTGACGTTTGGCGATAATACGAGTGCAAGCCTCATCAATAGATACTTCCATTGCATTCACTTTGTGATCGTCACGAATCACTTTTTTGGCCAGTTCCACGTCATCTTTATGGAGAGCTTGCATCGCAAACGAAAGTTGCTGCTCCACCAACCCGCCCATGGTAAGTACATGAGTACGGATAGACTCTAGTTCTACGTTGAATTGCCCTGAAATATGACGACCGAAATGCATATCAGCTCCTTGAAAAGAAATGAAACAAGCCATTGATATAAGAGTGGCTTAGCTCTGAGTGGCTCCGATTAAACGTTAGCCGTACCTACCTGTTATGTAGTCTTCTGTTTGATTTTTCAATGGAGACGTAAAGATTGAATCCGTATCTGAGTACTCGATCAATTTTCCCATATGGATAAAGGCAGTGTGATCACTAACACGAGCAGCCTGCTGCATGTTATGAGTAACAATCACTACGGTATACTGGGTTTTCAGATCGTTAATCAACTCTTCAATGGTCAACGTAGAGATAGGATCCAATGCTGATGTCGGTTCATCTAACAACAGAACTTCTGGTTCAATCGCCACTGCACGGGCAATGACCAAACGCTGCTGTTGACCGCCAGATAAACCAAAGGCATTCTCATGCAATCGGTCTTTCACTTCGTCCCATAGCGCAGCTGCGCGCAAAGAACGTTCAACAGCATCATCGAGATCTCGACTGTTACTCATGCCTTGTAGTCTCAAACCGTAAACCACATTCTCATAAATAGACTTAGGGAAAGGGTTTGGGCGTTGA
Proteins encoded in this region:
- a CDS encoding LysR family transcriptional regulator, whose product is MAKDLFSSLDLNLLRTFLIVYQEKNTRKAAERLFVSQPAVSQALQKLRYHFNDDLFVKVHGGLQPTSFSEQLINEITPHFDGLMTAVNASNRFNPSEIDYPLKIALSPVVLACLSGTLYKELMRQAPNSKLELVSWSTSSCEDIQKGEVLLGVAYELPFTSKEIYVKKLVEITGRLFVRKDHPIKQASVSPEELAGYEIASMISPGWNDNFSHAANILESRSIPHSIGFRSEILMAIIDVVANSDMYMPHSNLFPIDNYPTLRAIDVDLDTKHKNISVYSHIHTKNRNNPLISWLFDVIKDALLQQINK
- a CDS encoding porin family protein, giving the protein MKLLTTALTVIAITSASSAYAQKDYSGHRIGFGIVSSEVDHLDSNFSRSDLGNGLKLEYGYDINRIFGVNISSDTSKEDENFEGYGYETKVSTFKIDTDIGYAFFLNGFDVKPYGAIGFARVEEKITLNTPDGSASIKDNNTSLLLGTGVRANFDFGLYTDLRFNFIMMDDYDIDQLSFTVGYKF
- the phoU gene encoding phosphate signaling complex protein PhoU — encoded protein: MHFGRHISGQFNVELESIRTHVLTMGGLVEQQLSFAMQALHKDDVELAKKVIRDDHKVNAMEVSIDEACTRIIAKRQPTAKDLRLIMAIIKTITDLERIGDVASKIAQGAIEIPSTKEQKFHVSLEPLCRQAITMLHQVLDAFARMDVDAAAEVHKLDDKLDAEYEAVIRQLMTYMMEDPKNIPNILQVMWSARAIERVGDRCQNICEYIIYFVKGKDVRHLGDQSLDDALK
- the pstB gene encoding phosphate ABC transporter ATP-binding protein PstB, with the translated sequence MFSINETLGYQAPLDVHNLTDEQTAISIEGLNLYYKESQALDDISMQIPKGQVTAFIGPSGCGKSTLLRCINRMNDLVEGCKVSGKVKLHGKNVYHPKVDVATLRRRVGMVFQRPNPFPKSIYENVVYGLRLQGMSNSRDLDDAVERSLRAAALWDEVKDRLHENAFGLSGGQQQRLVIARAVAIEPEVLLLDEPTSALDPISTLTIEELINDLKTQYTVVIVTHNMQQAARVSDHTAFIHMGKLIEYSDTDSIFTSPLKNQTEDYITGRYG